The proteins below are encoded in one region of Pseudomonadota bacterium:
- a CDS encoding response regulator: MGISLRTLIIEDSEDDTLLIVHQLERAGYKLTYERVGTADAMHEALERETWDIVISDYNMPHFNGLEALKLYKEKGLDIPFIIVSGTIGEEIAVETMVSGAHDYVMKNNLTRLVPAIQRELREAELRREHKLAKQELLLTDIRQEALLKLYQMADTPLDTITGFVVEECLKMTGSEIAFIGYINEDETIMHTHLWSKKAMKQ; this comes from the coding sequence ATGGGAATTTCACTTCGGACACTGATTATTGAAGATTCTGAAGATGATACACTACTTATTGTCCACCAACTCGAACGCGCCGGTTACAAGCTGACCTATGAACGGGTGGGAACCGCCGATGCCATGCACGAGGCCCTTGAGAGAGAGACATGGGACATCGTCATATCCGATTATAATATGCCTCATTTCAATGGTCTTGAAGCGCTCAAGCTGTACAAAGAGAAAGGGCTGGATATCCCCTTTATCATTGTTTCAGGCACTATCGGCGAGGAGATTGCAGTGGAAACAATGGTATCGGGTGCCCATGATTACGTGATGAAAAACAATCTCACCCGCCTTGTTCCTGCCATTCAAAGAGAACTCAGGGAGGCGGAGTTAAGAAGAGAGCACAAGCTTGCAAAACAAGAACTCCTCCTCACCGACATACGACAGGAAGCACTCCTGAAACTTTACCAGATGGCAGATACCCCTCTGGACACGATTACCGGTTTTGTTGTGGAGGAGTGCCTGAAAATGACCGGGAGCGAGATAGCGTTTATCGGCTATATAAATGAAGACGAGACCATCATGCATACCCACCTGTGGTCCAAAAAGGCGATGAAGCAGTG